The proteins below are encoded in one region of Triticum aestivum cultivar Chinese Spring chromosome 1B, IWGSC CS RefSeq v2.1, whole genome shotgun sequence:
- the LOC123107806 gene encoding uncharacterized protein isoform X1 — protein sequence MLKFYDIFGHLANVLRKDSVSDFLNLFKKYRGHLVAGYVVTPQTLDLIITENALRCAKFVLEGKEPKLRGMCANPNYMTSLGYFPLHRTAQTFSADMVKILLRHGALANLRTSGERIIEGLLPLHVAIEDTCQHKYLEDNLLADESYRKGYVEYIYKLIHLLCLPEMKIFLDTIRLLAAHTDNVAAELWNYIEHGKIVPAAILLLAAQRRFRKLNGFDTIKNRIDDSILSMIREGCGLQIGKYTKAAKQRKEKELRFYNALFLVRILLKSGEALDAYIQTHSEASSHQEVHGKVSAILQNYDVGPLGKGICVEELKCRPYDCRVPHSVLHGHGDTDFTKATTGSPTLDAKAKKAVRRKPRRGEDLWYARDQFIPIWRSVLSARYITRIIPSYVPKKEFADLQPQTQIQLGLLERRYIFYNPFSASNCRSTRRGFGPDVSTLLKTLKRVM from the exons ATGCTAAAATTTTATGACATATTCGGCCATCTGGCGAATGTTCTAAGAAAAGATAGTGTTTCGGACTTCCTCAACCTCTTCAAAAAGTATAGGGGGCACTTGGTTGCTGGATATGTCGTCACCCCACAAACCCTTGACCTGATTATTACAGAGAATGCCCTGCGCTGTGCTAAGTTTGTTTTGGAGGGGAAGGAGCCTAAGCTCCGTGGGATGTGCGCCAACCCCAACTACATGACCAGCCTCGGGTACTTCCCCCTCCACCGAACTGCCCAGACATTCTCCGCCGACATGGTTAAGATACTACTCCGCCATGGTGCATTGGCTAATCTACGCACCTCAGGTGAAAGAATCATCGAGGGCCTCCTGCCACTccatgttgccatcgaggacactTGCCAGCATAAGTATCTGGAGGATAATCTATTAGCTGACGAGAGCTACAGGAAGGGGTATGTCGAGTACATCTACAAGCTCATACATCTGCTTTGCCTGCCTGAGATG AAGATCTTCTTGGACACCATTAGATTGCTTGCAGCTCACACGGATAATGTTGCTGCTGAGCTCTGGAATTACATCGAGCATGGGAAGATTGTCCCTGCAGCTATTCTTCTCCTTGCAGCTCAAAGGCGATTCCGTAAGCTCAATGGTTTTGATACGATCAAGAACCGTATTGATGATTCTATATTGTCCATGATAAGGGAGGGGTGTGGATTGCAAATTGGTAAATATACCAAGGCAGCAAAGCAGCGGAAGGAGAAGGAATTACGTTTCTATAATGCATTATTCCTTGTTAGGATACTTCTGAAATCTGGGGAAGCTCTTGATGCATATATTCAAACTCATTCAGAG GCATCATCACATCAGGAGGTCCATGGAAAAGTTTCAGCAATTCTTCAGAATTATGATGTTGGTCCTCTTGGAAAAGGAATTTGTGTTGAAGAGCTTAAATG CCGCCCATATGACTGCAGAGTGCCCCATAGTGTATTACATGGACATG GGGACACAGATTTCACCAAGGCAACCACAGGATCACCAACTCTGGATGCCAAGGCAAAAAAA GCTGTGAGAAGGAAACCACGCAGAGGAGAAGACCTCTGGTACGCAAGGGACCAGTTCATACCGATATGGAGGTCGGTGCTTAGTGCGCGGTATATCACGAGAATCATTCCATCCTATGTGCCGAAGAAAGAGTTTGCAGATCTTCAGCCTCAAACTCAAATCCAGCTTGGCTTGTTGGAGAGAAGGTATATTTTCTACAATCCATTCTCCGCAAGCAACTGCCGATCAACCAGAAGGGGATTTGGGCCCGACGTGTCAACTCTCCTGAAGACGCTGAAGCGAGTCATGTGA
- the LOC123107806 gene encoding uncharacterized protein isoform X3, producing the protein MLKFYDIFGHLANVLRKDSVSDFLNLFKKYRGHLVAGYVVTPQTLDLIITENALRCAKFVLEGKEPKLRGMCANPNYMTSLGYFPLHRTAQTFSADMVKILLRHGALANLRTSGERIIEGLLPLHVAIEDTCQHKYLEDNLLADESYRKGYVEYIYKLIHLLCLPEMKIFLDTIRLLAAHTDNVAAELWNYIEHGKIVPAAILLLAAQRRFRKLNGFDTIKNRIDDSILSMIREGCGLQIGKYTKAAKQRKEKELRFYNALFLVRILLKSGEALDAYIQTHSEASSHQEVHGKVSAILQNYDVGPLGKGICVEELKCRPYDCRVPHSVLHGHGACALQNMGTQISPRQPQDHQLWMPRQKK; encoded by the exons ATGCTAAAATTTTATGACATATTCGGCCATCTGGCGAATGTTCTAAGAAAAGATAGTGTTTCGGACTTCCTCAACCTCTTCAAAAAGTATAGGGGGCACTTGGTTGCTGGATATGTCGTCACCCCACAAACCCTTGACCTGATTATTACAGAGAATGCCCTGCGCTGTGCTAAGTTTGTTTTGGAGGGGAAGGAGCCTAAGCTCCGTGGGATGTGCGCCAACCCCAACTACATGACCAGCCTCGGGTACTTCCCCCTCCACCGAACTGCCCAGACATTCTCCGCCGACATGGTTAAGATACTACTCCGCCATGGTGCATTGGCTAATCTACGCACCTCAGGTGAAAGAATCATCGAGGGCCTCCTGCCACTccatgttgccatcgaggacactTGCCAGCATAAGTATCTGGAGGATAATCTATTAGCTGACGAGAGCTACAGGAAGGGGTATGTCGAGTACATCTACAAGCTCATACATCTGCTTTGCCTGCCTGAGATG AAGATCTTCTTGGACACCATTAGATTGCTTGCAGCTCACACGGATAATGTTGCTGCTGAGCTCTGGAATTACATCGAGCATGGGAAGATTGTCCCTGCAGCTATTCTTCTCCTTGCAGCTCAAAGGCGATTCCGTAAGCTCAATGGTTTTGATACGATCAAGAACCGTATTGATGATTCTATATTGTCCATGATAAGGGAGGGGTGTGGATTGCAAATTGGTAAATATACCAAGGCAGCAAAGCAGCGGAAGGAGAAGGAATTACGTTTCTATAATGCATTATTCCTTGTTAGGATACTTCTGAAATCTGGGGAAGCTCTTGATGCATATATTCAAACTCATTCAGAG GCATCATCACATCAGGAGGTCCATGGAAAAGTTTCAGCAATTCTTCAGAATTATGATGTTGGTCCTCTTGGAAAAGGAATTTGTGTTGAAGAGCTTAAATG CCGCCCATATGACTGCAGAGTGCCCCATAGTGTATTACATGGACATGGTGCGTGTGCATTGCAGAACATG GGGACACAGATTTCACCAAGGCAACCACAGGATCACCAACTCTGGATGCCAAGGCAAAAAAAGTAA
- the LOC123107806 gene encoding uncharacterized protein isoform X2, with amino-acid sequence MLKFYDIFGHLANVLRKDSVSDFLNLFKKYRGHLVAGYVVTPQTLDLIITENALRCAKFVLEGKEPKLRGMCANPNYMTSLGYFPLHRTAQTFSADMVKILLRHGALANLRTSGERIIEGLLPLHVAIEDTCQHKYLEDNLLADESYRKGYVEYIYKLIHLLCLPEMKIFLDTIRLLAAHTDNVAAELWNYIEHGKIVPAAILLLAAQRRFRKLNGFDTIKNRIDDSILSMIREGCGLQIGKYTKAAKQRKEKELRFYNALFLVRILLKSGEALDAYIQTHSEASSHQEVHGKVSAILQNYDVGPLGKGICVEELKCRPYDCRVPHSVLHGHGACALQNMGTQISPRQPQDHQLWMPRQKKL; translated from the exons ATGCTAAAATTTTATGACATATTCGGCCATCTGGCGAATGTTCTAAGAAAAGATAGTGTTTCGGACTTCCTCAACCTCTTCAAAAAGTATAGGGGGCACTTGGTTGCTGGATATGTCGTCACCCCACAAACCCTTGACCTGATTATTACAGAGAATGCCCTGCGCTGTGCTAAGTTTGTTTTGGAGGGGAAGGAGCCTAAGCTCCGTGGGATGTGCGCCAACCCCAACTACATGACCAGCCTCGGGTACTTCCCCCTCCACCGAACTGCCCAGACATTCTCCGCCGACATGGTTAAGATACTACTCCGCCATGGTGCATTGGCTAATCTACGCACCTCAGGTGAAAGAATCATCGAGGGCCTCCTGCCACTccatgttgccatcgaggacactTGCCAGCATAAGTATCTGGAGGATAATCTATTAGCTGACGAGAGCTACAGGAAGGGGTATGTCGAGTACATCTACAAGCTCATACATCTGCTTTGCCTGCCTGAGATG AAGATCTTCTTGGACACCATTAGATTGCTTGCAGCTCACACGGATAATGTTGCTGCTGAGCTCTGGAATTACATCGAGCATGGGAAGATTGTCCCTGCAGCTATTCTTCTCCTTGCAGCTCAAAGGCGATTCCGTAAGCTCAATGGTTTTGATACGATCAAGAACCGTATTGATGATTCTATATTGTCCATGATAAGGGAGGGGTGTGGATTGCAAATTGGTAAATATACCAAGGCAGCAAAGCAGCGGAAGGAGAAGGAATTACGTTTCTATAATGCATTATTCCTTGTTAGGATACTTCTGAAATCTGGGGAAGCTCTTGATGCATATATTCAAACTCATTCAGAG GCATCATCACATCAGGAGGTCCATGGAAAAGTTTCAGCAATTCTTCAGAATTATGATGTTGGTCCTCTTGGAAAAGGAATTTGTGTTGAAGAGCTTAAATG CCGCCCATATGACTGCAGAGTGCCCCATAGTGTATTACATGGACATGGTGCGTGTGCATTGCAGAACATG GGGACACAGATTTCACCAAGGCAACCACAGGATCACCAACTCTGGATGCCAAGGCAAAAAAA GCTGTGA
- the LOC123107806 gene encoding uncharacterized protein isoform X4 produces MLKFYDIFGHLANVLRKDSVSDFLNLFKKYRGHLVAGYVVTPQTLDLIITENALRCAKFVLEGKEPKLRGMCANPNYMTSLGYFPLHRTAQTFSADMVKILLRHGALANLRTSGERIIEGLLPLHVAIEDTCQHKYLEDNLLADESYRKGYVEYIYKLIHLLCLPEMKIFLDTIRLLAAHTDNVAAELWNYIEHGKIVPAAILLLAAQRRFRKLNGFDTIKNRIDDSILSMIREGCGLQIGKYTKAAKQRKEKELRFYNALFLVRILLKSGEALDAYIQTHSEASSHQEVHGKVSAILQNYDVGPLGKGICVEELKWL; encoded by the exons ATGCTAAAATTTTATGACATATTCGGCCATCTGGCGAATGTTCTAAGAAAAGATAGTGTTTCGGACTTCCTCAACCTCTTCAAAAAGTATAGGGGGCACTTGGTTGCTGGATATGTCGTCACCCCACAAACCCTTGACCTGATTATTACAGAGAATGCCCTGCGCTGTGCTAAGTTTGTTTTGGAGGGGAAGGAGCCTAAGCTCCGTGGGATGTGCGCCAACCCCAACTACATGACCAGCCTCGGGTACTTCCCCCTCCACCGAACTGCCCAGACATTCTCCGCCGACATGGTTAAGATACTACTCCGCCATGGTGCATTGGCTAATCTACGCACCTCAGGTGAAAGAATCATCGAGGGCCTCCTGCCACTccatgttgccatcgaggacactTGCCAGCATAAGTATCTGGAGGATAATCTATTAGCTGACGAGAGCTACAGGAAGGGGTATGTCGAGTACATCTACAAGCTCATACATCTGCTTTGCCTGCCTGAGATG AAGATCTTCTTGGACACCATTAGATTGCTTGCAGCTCACACGGATAATGTTGCTGCTGAGCTCTGGAATTACATCGAGCATGGGAAGATTGTCCCTGCAGCTATTCTTCTCCTTGCAGCTCAAAGGCGATTCCGTAAGCTCAATGGTTTTGATACGATCAAGAACCGTATTGATGATTCTATATTGTCCATGATAAGGGAGGGGTGTGGATTGCAAATTGGTAAATATACCAAGGCAGCAAAGCAGCGGAAGGAGAAGGAATTACGTTTCTATAATGCATTATTCCTTGTTAGGATACTTCTGAAATCTGGGGAAGCTCTTGATGCATATATTCAAACTCATTCAGAG GCATCATCACATCAGGAGGTCCATGGAAAAGTTTCAGCAATTCTTCAGAATTATGATGTTGGTCCTCTTGGAAAAGGAATTTGTGTTGAAGAGCTTAAATG GCTGTGA
- the LOC123107795 gene encoding protein IQ-DOMAIN 2 has product MGKKGKWLGAVKKVFSPESKEKKEEKLRKKLAARDPSPPDLTPSTSLEVNVSMPPPPPPPAVPSPHQTEEVQVRDVELEQEQEQSKHVTVEAVPDAPVQTSTALPPGVSREELAAIKIQTAFRGYLARRALRALRGLVRLKSLVEGNSVKRQAASTLRCMQTLARVQSQIRSRRLKMSEENQALQRQLLLKQELDSLRMGEHWDDTTQSKEKIEASLISRQEAAIRRERALAYAFSHQWKSSSRSSNPMFVDPNNPHWGWSWLERWMAAKPSEAGRTGTGKESNIDQGSVKSTSLNLGEGEITKAFNRRGSKPDKSSPTTPKLTRPASRLSPSTPTAKVTPIVVKKKSATPKNGISQVDDDARSVLSVQSERPRRHSIATSTVQDDESLASSPSVPSYMAATKSARAKSRLQGSPLIDSAETTPEKGGSVSVGSAKKRLSFPAGGVPPSPMRRHSGPPKVESMVKDIPETPQPEALAISG; this is encoded by the exons ATGGGAAAGAAGGGCAAGTGGCTGGGCGCCGTCAAGAAGGTGTTCAGCCCTGAgtccaaggagaagaaggaggag AAACTGAGGAAGAAATTGGCTGCAAGAGACCCCAGTCCACCAGATCTAACACCTTCTACTTCCTTGGAAGTCAATGTttcgatgccgccgccgccgccgcctcccgcagtTCCTTCTCCACACCAAACCGAGGAGGTTCAGGTCCGGGATGTTGAgctggagcaggagcaggagcagagCAAGCATGTGACCGTGGAGGCAGTTCCTGATGCTCCTGTGCAGACGTCGACGGCATTGCCACCTGGTGTATCTAGGGAAGAGCTCGCTGCAATCAAGATCCAGACCGCCTTTAGGGGATACCTG GCAAGGAGGGCACTACGAGCCTTGAGGGGCCTTGTTAGATTGAAGTCATTGGTCGAGGGTAATTCGGTTAAGCGTCAAGCTGCAAGTACTCTGCGCTGTATGCAGACTCTCGCACGGGTGCAGTCACAGATACGTTCAAGAAGGCTGAAGATGTCTGAGGAGAACCAAGCCCTCCAGCGCCAGCTCCTGCTGAAACAGGAGTTGGACAGTTTGAGG ATGGGGGAGCACTGGGACGACACCACTCAATCCAAGGAGAAGATCGAAGCAAGTCTAATAAGCAGGCAAGAGGCTGCGATAAGAAGAGAGAGAGCTCTCGCATATGCGTTTTCCCATCAG TGGAAGAGCAGTTCAAGGTCCTCCAACCCAATGTTTGTAGACCCAAACAACCCACACTGGGGCTGGAGCTGGCTGGAACGCTGGATGGCAGCAAAGCCTTCTGAGGCCGGCCGCACTGGAACCGGCAAGGAAAGCAACATTGACCAGGGATCAGTGAAGAGCACGAGTTTGAACCTTGGAGAGGGCGAGATCACTAAAGCCTTCAACCGTAGGGGCTCCAAGCCAGACAAGTCGTCACCGACGACTCCAAAGCTGACCCGCCCAGCGTCCCGGCTATCCCCTTCTACACCCACTGCCAAAGTGACACCAATAGTTGTGAAGAAGAAATCTGCTACACCGAAGAACGGGATTTCACAGGTGGATGACGATGCAAGGAGCGTGCTCAGTGTGCAGTCCGAGCGACCAAGGAGGCACAGCATAGCCACCTCAACGGTGCAGGATGACGAGAGCCTCGCAAGCTCTCCATCAGTCCCAAGCTACATGGCTGCCACAAAATCTGCTAGGGCCAAGTCCCGCCTCCAGGGGTCACCACTGATCGATAGTGCAGAGACGACACCAGAGAAAGGAGGCTCTGTTAGTGTTGGGTCAGCCAAGAAGAGGCTGTCCTTCCCAGCTGGAGGGGTTCCCCCCTCGCCAATGAGGCGGCATTCTGGCCCTCCAAAGGTGGAGAGCATGGTGAAGGACATCCCCGAGACGCCGCAGCCAGAGGCCCTGGCGATCAGCGGTTGA